The following is a genomic window from Actinomadura rubteroloni.
AGTAGCAGACGTCGCTGATGATGTCGGTGCTCCGGGAGTGGACGTGCGCGGCGACCGCCACCGGAATGTCCTCGTACGCCCCGGACGGAAAAGTGATGCCGTGCTCGTCCCAGAACGTCCGGCGGATCACCTTGTTCCAGACCGTCCGGTCGCGGAGCAGCGCGGGGTCGCGGGTGACGTGCGTCCGCGACCGCGTGGTGCGCAACGCGTCCAACGGGAACCGCGCCGGGTACGACCGGCGCGAATCGAACTGCTCCACCCCGCCGCACACCAGGTCCGAACCGGTGCGCCGCAACGTCCCCACCATCCGTTCGTAGGCGTAGAACGGCACCACGTCGTCACTGTCGGCGAAAGCCAGGAACGTGCCCGTGACGTGCCGCAACCCCGTGTTCCGCGCCGGGCCCATGCCCTGGTTCTCCTGCTGGAAGAGACGGAACCGCATGTCCCGCTCCGCGAACGCCTTCGCGATGACGGCGCTGCCATCGGTGGAGCCGTCGTCCACCATGACGACCTCGATATCGGTCAAGGTCTGGGCGGCCAGCGAGGCGAGGCAGTCCTCCAGGTAGTCCTCCACATTGTGGATCGGCACGACGACGCTCAGCGTGGGGGCCATGTGCGGGCTCCTCGGGACGGGGACGGGTTCCGAACAGCGTCGGAAAGGTCCGGCACCCGGTACAGCGCGAAAACCCAAGCCTGGACCCGGCGTTGCCCAGACTTGACCGCGCGGTCACATGTCGGACGTCACCGGATCCGCGCAGGTCAGGCCCCCGTTATCAGTACACGTCACGCACATAGCGTTTGTCGGCGGCGAGGCGTTTGACGTACGCGGCGGCGGCCTCGGCGTCCATTCCGCCGTGCAGCGCGGCGATCTCGCGGAGCGTCCGGTCGACGTCCTTGGCCATGCGCGTCGCGTCGCCGCAGACGTAGACGTGCGCGCCGTCGCGCAGCCACTCCCACAGCTTCGCGCCGTGCTCGCGCATCCGGTCCTGGACGTAGATCTTCGAGCGCTGGTCGCGGGAGAACGCCAGGTCCAGCCGGGTCAGGACGCCGTCGCGCTGGTGGGCGGCCAGCTCGTCGCGGTAGTAGTGGTCGGTCGCGCGGCGCTGCTCGCCGAAGAACAGCCAGTTCGGGCCGGCCGCGCCGGTCGCGCGGCGCTCGGCGAGGAAGCCGACGAACGGCGCGACGCCCGTCCCGGGCCCGATCATGATCGCGGCGGCGGACGGGTCGGCGGGCGGCCGGAAGTGCGGCGACCGCTGCACGTAGACGCGGACGTCGTCCTTCTCGGCCCGGTCGGCGAGGTAGGTCGAGCAGACGCCGCCGCGCGGGCGCCCGTTCTCGCCCTCGTAGCGGATCACCGACACGGTCAGCCGCAGTACGCCGGGCTCGGCGGCCGGGCTGGACGAGATCGAGTACTGGCGCGGCTGGAGCGGCCGCAGCAGCGCCGCCCACTCCTGCGCGGACGCGCGCAGACCGAACAGGCGCGGAATGTCCACGGCCTGCCGGCCGAACATCCACTTCGCCAGCTCGTCGGTGTTGTCGGGACGCAGCAGGTGCTTCAGCTCGCGGTCCCCGGTGCGGTCCAGCGTGAAGCGCAGCAGGTCGGGGGTGAGGCGGGCGATCTCCAGCCGGGTTTCGAGGGCCTCGCGGAACGCCAGTTCGGTGCCGTCGGCGAGCGTGACGGGCTCGGTCGCGGCGATGCCCGTCGCCTCCAGCCACTCGGCGACCAGCTCGGGGGCGTTGACGGGCCAGACGCCGAGCGCGTCGCCCGCCTCGTAGGCCAGCTCGCCGTCGCCGGTCGCGAACGTGAACTCGCGGACCTCCTTGGCCGCGCCGGGCAGGCTGAGCAGGCGGTTCCCGATGAGCTTCGTCGTGTACGGCGACGCCTTGGTGTACGCGGGGGTGTACGCGGGCCCGGTCCGCGGCGCGGCCTTCGCGGGGGACGGCGTGCCGCCGAGCGCGGTGAGCAGCGAGTCCAGCCACGGTTCGGCGACCGGCTCGTAGTCGGGCTCGCAGTCGGCGCGCGGGACGAGCCGGGTCGCGCCGAGCTGCGCCAGGCGCTCGTCCAGCCGCCGGCCGTGGCCGCAGAAGTCGCCGTAGCCCGAGTCGCCGAACGCCAGGACGGCGTAGGACAGGCCGGTCAGCGGCGGATGGTCGTCGCCCGCCAGCTCCTCCCAGAAGCCCGCGCCGTTGTCGGGGGCGTCGCCGTCACCGAACGTGCTCGTAATGACCGCGACCGTTGCGGACCCAGTGAGGATCTCCGGAGTGCAGTCGTCCATCGCGACCAGGCGGGGCGTCCAGCCCGCGTCGCTGAGCCGGGACGCGGCGTTGGCCGCGAACTCCTCGGCCGTGCCGGTCTGGGACGCCCACAGCACGACGATCTCGCGGCCCGGCTCGTCCGGCCGGGGCGCGGCGGTCGCCGGGGCGGTCTCGCGCGAGAACACGCCCGCCAGCAGCCCGTTCACCCACAGCGCCCGCTCGGGGGCGATCGGCGCGTGCGGCGGCAGGACCGGCACGCCGCCCGGCGCGGACCCGACACCGCTCAAGAACCCGGACATGTACTGCAATTCGGCAGCCGTGAGCTGCGGTTTGTGCTCCACCTCCACGCCGAGGACGCCCCCGACCGTCGCGAGCGCGCCCTCCCACGTCCCGTCGGGTGCCGCGTCCGGCTCGGCGGGCGGGACGACGTTCACCTTCGTCAGCGACACCGCGCACACCTTCAGCTCCGGCTGGAGCGACAGCGGGTCCACGGCGTCGCTCGTCACCGCGTTCACGCTCAGGTACTCGCCGAACAGGTCGTTCCAGTGGAACGGCGCGAAGCACGCGCCGGGCCGCACTCGGTCGGTGACGGTCGCCGGGAGCACGGCCCGTCCGCGCCGCGACGCGACCTCGACCTGGTCACCGTCCGCGACGCCGAGCGCCTTGGCGTCGTCGGGGTGGATCTCCACGAACGGGCCCGGGTTGAGCTTGTTGAGCTTGGCGACCTTGCCCGTCTTGGTCAGCGTGTGCCACTGGTGCTGGACGCGGCCGGTGTTGAGCAGGAACGGGTAGTCGTCGTCGGGCATCTCGTCGGCCGGCAGGTGCGGACGCGCGAAGAACCGCGCCCGTCCGCTCGGCGTCGGGAACTTCGGCCGTCCGCCGCCGGAGACGTACCGGATCGGGTTGCGGTGCGGCCCGGACGGGTCCGCGCTCGGCCACTGGACCGGCGTCTCGCGCAGCCGCTCGTAGGTGACGCCGCGCAGGTCGTAGCCCGTCACCGGGTTGTACGCGCCCTTGATCTCCTCGAAGATCTCCTCGGCGGAGGAGTAGCCGAACCCGTCGAAGCCCATCGCGGTCGCCACGCGCGCGATGAGCAGCCAGTCCGGCAGCGCACCCCCGGGGGCGTCGGCGGCGCGCGGCGCGAGCGTCAGGTTCCGCTCGGAGTTGATCATGATGCCGTCCGCCTCGGACCACAGCGCGGCGGGCAGCACGACGTCGGCGTAGGCGTTGGTCTCGGTGTCGGCGAACGCGTCCTGCGTGACGACGAACTCGGCCGCCTCCAGGCCCTCGATGACCGTCCGCCGGTTGCCGACCGACGCGACCGGGTTCGTGCAGATGATCCAGGCCGCCTTGATCTCCCCGGCCGCCATCCGCGCGAACATGTCGACCGTCCCGGTGCCCGCCTCGGCGCGCAGCGTGCCCGGCTCCAGGCCCCACAGCTCCTCGGTGAACGCGCGGTCGGCGTCCACCAGCGCGGACCGCTGCCCCGGCAGGCCCGGCCCCATGTAGCCCATCTCCCGGCCGCCCATCGCGTTCGGCTGGCCGGTCAGCGAGAACGGGCCGCTGCCCGGACGGCAGATCGCGCCCGTCGCCAGATGCAGGTTGACCAGCGCGTTCGTGTTCCAGGTGCCGTGGGTGCTCTGGTTGAGGCCCATCGTCCAGCAACTCGTCCACTCGCCGGCCTCGGCGATCCAGCGCGCGGCGGTCCGCAGGTCGTCGGCGGGGATGCCGGTGGTCTCCGCGACGGCGTCCGGGGCGTAGTCGCCGAGGAACGCGGGCATCTCGTCCCAGCCCTCGGTGCAGGCGGCGATGAACTCGTCGTCCACGGCGCCGTCCGCGACGAGCAGGTGCAGCAGGCCGTTCAGCAGCGCGAGGTCCGTACCCGGACGAACCTGGAGGAAGAGGTCGGCCTTCGCGGCGGTCGCGGTGCGGCGCGGGTCCACGACGATCAGCTTCGCGCCCGCCTTGACCCGGTCCATCATCCGCAGGAACAGGATCGGGTGGCAGTCGGCCATGTTCGAGCCGATGACGAGGAACAGGTCGGCGCGGTCCAGGTCCTCGTAGGAGCCGGGCGGGCCGTCCGCGCCGAGGGACAGCTTGTAGCCGGTGCCCGCGCTCGCCATGCACAGCCGCGAGTTCGACTCGATGTTGGACGTCCGGACGAACCCCTTGGCCAGCTTGTTCGCCAGATATTGGGCCTCCAGCGTCATCTGCCCGGAGACGTAGAAGGCGAGCGCGTCGGGGCCGTGCTCGTCCAGGACGCCGCGCAGCCGCGCCGCCACCCGGCCGATCGCCGCGTCCACCTCGCACGGGTCGGGCTCGCCGCCCCGGTCGGCGCGGGTCAGCGCGGTCGTGAGGCGGCCCGGCGCGGCGAGCATGTCCGCGCTGGTGGCGCCCTTGGTGCACAGCCGGCCGAAGTTCGCCGGGTGCTCGCGGTCCCCGGCCGCCTTGATCACCTTGCGGCGGCCCGTCGCGGGCTCGACGGCGACGTCCAGCACCATGCCGCAGCCGACCCCGCAGTACGAGCAGACGGTTTTCACCGACGTGACGGCCGACACGGCGTCTCCTCCCCCGAACGGACGAACCGGGCACGCAACCGTTACGGACGGTAGAAAGCCGCTGTTACGTGAATGTGACCCCTGAGTCGGGTGCCCTGTTACATCCGCCCAACCACCGGCCTGGGCGGTTGTGAGATCCCGCCGACGAAACGGTCCGCGGTGGCCGGATACGGCCGGACGGCGGTCAGAATCCGGTGCCGGACGGGCGAGCGGAGACCCGCTCCCGAGCCATAGAGGTTCGCCGGATTCATCACCGATCGGGTGGTTCAGGGCGAGAGTCCAGCATGCCACTGCGTACCTACCGGAACAGGCGATCGGCCCTGGTGTGACTGCATTCACCCGCAGGTCCGTACACTGGTCACCTGGGGTCATGGCGGCCGACGGCCCGGACGGGCGACGCCCCGCCGGGCGAGGGTCCCCCTCTCGTCCCGCGACCGCGGCGCGCCGCGTCCCCTGGTCTTTCACGTACGCGGTGGGACGTACGTCACACTATGTATGCAGGTGTTGGAGGAGGAGAAGCGTGACCGACCGCGACGTGGACGTCCTGAGCCGAGCCCCGCTGTTCGAGGCGCTCGACGAGCAGGGCGCCAAGGCGCTGCGCGCTAACGTGACCGAGGTCCGGCTCGCCCGCGGTCAGACCCTCTTCAACGAGGGTGAGACCGGCGACCGGCTCTATGTGGTGCTCGAAGGCAAGATCAAGCTCACCCGCACGGCTCCGGACGGCCGGGAGAACCTGCTGAGCGTCCTCGGCCCGAGCGAGATGTTCGGCGAGCTGTCCCTGTTCGATCCCCGGCCGCGCACGGCCAGCGCGATCGCCGTCACCGAGTGCCGCCTCGCGGGTCTCGGCCACGACGACCTGCGTCCCTGGCTGACCGGCCACCCCGAGGTCGCGGTGCAACTGCTGCGCGCCCTCGCCCAGCGGCTCCGCAAGACCAACGACGTCATGGCCGACCTGGTCTTCACCGACGTGCCCGGCCGGGTCGCCAAGGCCCTGCTGGACCTCGCCGAGCGGTTCGGCCAGCCGTCGGAGGCGGGGCTGCACGTCCACCACGACCTCACCCAGGAGGAACTGGCGCAGCTCGTCGGCGCGTCCCGGGAGACCGTGAACAAGGCCCTCGCCGACTTCGCGCAGCGCAACTGGCTGCGGATCGAGGCGCGCGCCGTCGTCATCCTCGACATCGAACGGCTCCGCAAGCGGTCCCGCTGACGGTCCGGGAGCCGCACGCGGCGGCTCCCGGGAACGGTCAATCGCGTTCGGCCAGGTAGTCGAGCTGCGCTTGGACCGTCCATTCGGCGATCGGCCACAGTTTGCGGTCGATGTCGCCGTAGACGTGCGCGACGACCTCCCCGGCGGTCGTCGCGCCCGCCGCGACCGCCTTCCGCACCTGCGCGAGGCGTTCCCTGCGGTGCCGGATGTAGTAGTCGATCGTTCCGGCGGGGTCGGCGAGCAGCGGCCCGTGGCCGGGCAGCATCGTCCCGATCTCCTCGGCCGCGACGAGGTCCCGCAGCCGCTCCAGCGTGCGCAGGTAGTCGCCGAGGCTGCCGTCCAGCACGGGCGTGCCCCGGCCGAGGACGGTGTCCCCGGTCAGCAGCGCGCGGTCGGCGGGCAGCCAGAACGCGACCGAGTCGTCGGTGTGGCCGGGGACGGCCACGACCCGCAGCTCCAGCCCGCCCGTGGTGATGACGTCGCCGTCCGCCAGGCCCTCGGCGCCGTGCCGGTGCGCCGGGTCGACGGCCCGCACGCCCGCCCCGGTCAGCCTCGCGAACTCCCCGGCGCCCTCGGAGTGGTCGGGGTGGCGGTGCGTGATCAGGATCGCGCCGACGCGTCTGCCCTGCTCCTTGACGGTGTCGGCGATCCGGCGCAGGTGGACGCCGTCGTTCGGGCCGGGATCCACGACGACGACCTCGGCGGCGCCGGGCTCGGCGATGATCCAGGTGTTGGTGCCGTCCAGCGTCATCATGGAGGGGTTGGGCGCGAGGACGCAGGTCGTCCGCTCGGTTCCCGTCCCGTCGATCTCGCTCATTTCACCCATCCTGCCCGACGCGGCGTCCGGCGAGCGGAACGGGTTCCAGCCGATCCGCTCCAGGTGCCGCAGCGCCGACGTGCCCGCGAGCAGCAGCGCGGCCTCATGGAGAAGTGGGCGGCGGCGCCTCACGCGTCCGGCAGGACGAGATAGGGATCACCGTCGATGATCTCGGCGCGCGGCTCGTACGGGACGACCGTCCGGGACGCGGCCAGGACGTCCGCGACCGCCTGGAACTCCGCCAGCTCGGCCAGCGTCGCGAGGGTCGGCGGCAGCATCGGCCACTCGCCCGCCAGCGCGCGCTCGGCGGCCTCGTCCGGACGCGCCCACACCGCGTGGTCGGACTCGGTGGACACGTCCCGCGCCCGCTGCCCGGCCGGCATCGCCGCGACGAAGAACCGCGTGTCGTAGCGCTTCGGCTCGACGGCCGGGGTGATCCAGTGGCCCCACGGGCGCAGCAGGTCCGACCGCAGGACGAGCCCGCGCCGCGTGAGCAGGCCCGCCAGCGACACGGACCGGTTCAACAGGGCCTGCCGGTCGGTCTCCCAGCCGGGGCCGCAGGTGTCGTCCACGACCGCGTCGGGGGCCGGGCCGGCGAGCAGGACGAGCGACTCCTCGAACGTCTCGCGCACCGCCGCGCAGACCAGTTCCCGCGCCAGGCCGTCGTCCGCGCGGAACGCGGCGCCCCACTCCGCCGGGGACGGCCCGGCCCAGGCGAGGTCGGCGTCCCCGTCGCGCGGGTCCACCGCTCCGCCGGGGAACACGTACGCGCCCGGCGCGAACGCCATCGAGGACACGCGGCGCAGCAGGAACACCTGGAGGCCGTGGCGGTCGTGGTCGCGCAGGACGGCGACGGTCGCGGCGTCCCGGGGCACGGCGGGCCGCACGCGCCCGGACAGGACGTCCTCGACGCGTCCGCGCATCTCCGCCGGCAGCCGCACGCCGCTCACCGCTCCACCCCCCGGGTCCCGATCGGCCCCATTCGGGCATACCGAACGCGGTTCTGTCAAGCGTCCGGCAGCAGCTCCGCGATCACCTCGACCTCGACCGGCGCGTCCTTCGGCAGCACGTTCACGCCCACCGCGCTGCGCGCGTGCACGCCCCGCTCGCCGAGCACCGCGCCGAACAGCTCGCTCGCGCCGTTGACGACCTGCGGCTGCCCGGTGAAGCCCGGCGCGCTCGCCACGAACCCGACGACCTTGACGATCCGGATCCGCTCCAGCCCGCCCGCCTGCGACCGCAGCGCCGCGAGCGCGTTCAGCGCGCACACCTTCGCCTGCTCATAGGCGTCCTCGGGCGTCACCTCGGCACCGACCTTGCCGGTGACCGGCAGCTCGCCCTTGACCACGGGCAACTGTCCGGACGTGTAGAGCAGCGAGCCCGTCCGCACCGCCGGCACATAGGCCGCGAGCGGCGCCGCGACCTCGGGCAGCGTCAGCCCCAGCTCCGCCAGCCGCTCCTCGGCCGTGCTCACGACGCCAGCTCGCGCTTGAGGTAGGCGACGAGGTTCTCCGGGTTCGGTCCCGGCACGACGGTCACCAGCTCCCAGCCGTCCTGGCCCCAGTTGTCGAGGATCTGCTTCGTCGCGTGCACCAGCAGCGGCACGGTCGCGTACTCCCACTTCGTCATGCCAGCAAGCCTAGAGCCCACGCCGCCTCCGCCCGTCGCGCGCCTGCGCGCCTGCGCGCCTGGCAGTTCAGTCGCCCTCGGCGGGCTTGGGCTCGTCGAGGCCGATGACGGGCGGGACGTCCTCGGGCGACCCGAGGCCGGCCGTGGACTCGGCCGCCTTCGCCAGCTCCCGTTCGGCCTTCGCCAGCCGCGCGGCGAGGTCGGGACGGCTCTCGGCCTCGCTCTTGGCGACCCCGTCGGGCGCGAACCGGTCGAAGAAGCGCAGGATCTCCACCGGCAGCGGCATGACCAGCGTGCTGTTCTTCTCCGCCGCCACGTCCACCACGGTCTGGAGCAGGCGGAGCTGGAGCGACGCCGGGTCCTGCGACATGATCTCGGCCGCCGCCGCGAGGCGCTTGGACGCCTGGAACTCGCCGTCCGCCGCGATGATCCGGGCCCGCCGCTCCCGCTCGGCCTCGGCCTGCCGCGCCATCGACCGCTTCATGCCCTCGGGCAGCGACACGTCCTTGATCTCGACGCGCTCGATGAGGACGCCCCACGGGTCGCGGGTGATCTCGTCCATGATCCGCCGCAGCCGGGCGTTGATCTTCTCGCGCTCGCCGAGCAGTTCCTGCATGTCGGTCTGCCCGATGACCGACCGCAGCGACGTCTGGCCGATCTGCGCCACCGCGTACCCGTAGTTCTGGACGTTCACGATCGCCTTGATCGGATCGACCACCCGGAAGTACACGACCGCGTCGACCCGGACGCTCACGTTGTCCTGCGTGATCCCCTCCTGGCCGGGGACGTTCATCGTCACCGTCTGCTGGTTGACCTTCTGCATCCGCTCGATGACCGGCACGATCGCCGTGAGCCCCGGCGTCCGCACCGCGCCCGGCCGCAGCCCGCCCGCACGCTGCACCTGACCGAAACGGAACACGATTCCGTGTTCGTACTGCTGGACGACGCGGACCGACGAGCCCGCGACGAACAGCCCCACAATGACCACCGCGATCAGTACGACCAAGACCACCGTCATGGCGTCACGTCCCTTCCCCGGACGCCGGACGTCCGGTTCGCAGGGTTATCTACCCACGATCGAGGGCACGTGCGCCTTGACCCGGGACGGTGGCGTCGGCCACCGTGTCAGGAATCACTTGCTTGGTCGGACGGCCGTCCGGAGTCATCGGAGAACAGGCGATATGGTCGATCGAGTGAGCGCGAGAGACACCGACTGGGACGGCGTGCGCCTCCACGTCGTCACCGGCAAGGGCGGCACGGGCAAGACGACGGTCGCCGCCGCGCTGGCGCTGGCGCTGGCCGCCGGCGGCAAGAAGGTCCTCCTGGTCGAGGTCGAGGGACGCCAGGGCATCGCCCAGCTCTTCGACTGCCCGCCGCTCCCCTACGAGGAGCGCCGCGTCGCGTCCGGCCGGGACGGCGGGGACGTCCACGCGCTCGCCATCGACACCGAAGAGGCCCTCCTCGAATACCTGGAGATGTTCTACAGCCTCAAACGGGCCGGGAAGGCGATGACCCGGCTCGGCATCGTGGACTTCGTGACCACGATCGCGCCCGGCCTGCGGGACGTCATCCTCACCGGCAAGACCAGCGAGTCGGTCCGCCGCCGCGCCAAGAACGGCACGTTCCTGTACGACGCCGTCGTGATGGACGCGCCCCCGACCGGCCGCATCACGAAGTTCCTCAACGTCAACGACGAGGTGTCGGGGCTGGCGAAGGTCGGGCCGATCCGCAACCACGCCGACACCGTGATGAAGGTGGTGCGGAGCCCGGAGACGGCCGTCCACTTCGTCACGCTGCTGGAGGAGATGCCCGTCCAGGAGACCATGGACGGCATCGCCGAGCTGACCGCCGTCGGCCTGCCCGTCGGCGGCGTGTTCGTGAACATGGAGCACGCGCCGGTGCTGCCGCCGCAGGTCCGCGCGGACGCGGCCGCCGGCCGGCTGGACCTGGAGGACGTCGAGCGCGGGCTGAAGGCCGCCGGGATCGAGGACGACGCCGGGCGCGTCGCGGCCGTCCTCGCCGCCGAGGCCGCCGAGCACGCCCGCCGCACCGCGCTCCAGGCCCGCGAGAAGGAACGGCTGGAGACCGTCGACCGTCCGCGCTACACGCTGCCGCTGCTCGGCGACGGCATGGACCTCGCCGGGCTGCACGTGCTGGCGACCGCGCTGCGCGACCAGGGCGCGGCCTGACCGGAGGAGACACCCCCGTGACGACTCGGCCGCTCGACGTGGACGCGCTGCTGGACGATCCGCGCACCAAGATCATCGTGTGCTGCGGCTCCGGCGGCGTCGGCAAGACCACGACCGCCGCCGCGCTCGGCGTGCGCGCCGCCGAACGGGGCCGCGACGTCGTCGTGCTCACCGTCGACCCCGCGCGCCGCCTCGCCCAGTCGATGGGGCTGTCGGAGCTGGACAACAGCCCGCGCCGCATCGAGATCGAGGGCGACGGCGAGCTGCACGCGATGATGCTCGACATGAAGCGCACCTTCGACGAGATCGTCGAGGCGCACGCCGACCCCGACCGGGCCCGCCAGATCCTGGCCAACCCCTTCTACCAGTCGCTGTCGTCCAGCCTGTCGGGCACGCAGGAGTACATGGCGATGGAGAAGCTCGGGCAGCTCCACCGCTCCGGCGCCTGGGACCTCATCGTCGTGGACACGCCGCCGTCGCGGAACGCCCTGGACTTCCTCGACGCCCCCGAGCGCATGGGCCGCTTCCTGGACGGACGGTTCATGAAGATCCTCGCCGCGCCCGCCAAGACCGGCGGACGGTTCGGCGTGAAGGTCATCAGCGCCGGGTTCGGCATGTTCACCGGCGCGATCAACAAGGTGCTCGGCGTGCAGCTCCTGCGGGACGTCCAGACGTTCGTCGCCGCGTTCGACACGATGTTCGGCGGGTTCCGCGAGCGCGCGGAGAAGACGTTCCGGCTGCTCCAGACGCCGGGGACCGCGTTCCTGGTCGTCGCGGCGCCCGAGCCGGACGCGCTGCGCGAGGCGTCCTACTTCGTGGACCGGCTGGCACGGGAGCGGATGCCGCTGGCCGGGGTCGTGGTCAACCGCGTGCACGAGGCCGAGGACGTCCTGTCGGCCGCCCGCGCCCAGGCCGCCGCCGAGACGCTGGAGGACCGGGGCGAGCACGCGGTGACGGCGGCGCTGCTGCGGCTGCACACCGGGCGGATGCAGCTCGCGGCCCGGGAGGCGCGGCTGCGGGACGGGTTCGCGACGACGCATCCGGCCGTTCCGGTGACGGCGGTCGCGGCGCAGGCCGAGGACGTCCACGATCTGGCGGGATTGCGCCGGGTGGGCGCCGACTTGGCCGGGCCTTCGTCCGTCGCGTGACCGCGTGGCCATTTACCAATCAGTAACAACACATTTCACGCGATGTTCGTTTCGTTCCAACGGGATGATCTTGTGAATGGCCGGAGAAGCCGGTAACACGCCCGTTACGCGTCCGGGAACGGATTCGGCCGCGGCACCGTCGTCCGGGACGACGGCACCGCGGCCGTATCACCACTGCATCTGAAGACCGGCGGCCCCGCCGACCGGGCGCGCTGCCCGAGGACCGCCGTGACCGCCGCTAACTCGCGACCAGCTCCGCCTCCTCGGCGTCCACCGATCGTTCGTACTCCTCCTTGGCGGTCTCCAGCAGCTCGCGCCACGAACGCACATCCGGACGCCGCCGCAGCAGAGCTCGACGCTCACGCTCGGTCATCCCACCCCAGACACCGAATTCGATCCGGTTGTCGAGAGCGTCGGCGAGGCACTCCGTCCGTACGGGGCAACCGCGGCAGATGAGCTTGGCTCGGTTCTGCGCGGCGCCTTGCACGAACAGGGCGTCCGGGTCCGCGTTACGGCAGGCGGCGCGTGCGGTCCAATCCGTGATCCACATCTTGGCCCCACTCCCCTAGGGTCTCAGTCGATTTGCGCTCCCTGGCCGGACGGGCGCGGACGTCAGGCCGCCAAACGAAAGCCGTGGGGAAGAACTTACGGAAGCGGGGGGCGATTCAACAGTCCCCGATGGACCCATTCTCGATATAGCCCACCAGGGCCATACCGCCGGAACGGACTAGTCACCCGCCGCGGACAGGGCGCCCGGAGTCGCCCTTGACCCTCTACTGGAATGATCTTCAATAAAGGGCTTCGCAGGCCGAATCCCGTGCGCCCCCGCCGGGCCGCCCGGTATGCACCGGTCGTCCCGCGTACCCTAGGGTCCGTGAACGAGGCGAACCACGATCGGGCGAACCCCTTCTCCACGCTGTTCAGGCTGCTCGGCGCGGCGGTGGTCGCGGGCGTCCTGGTCGCGTTCGTCGCGCTGCCCGGCGTCGGCGGCGCGGGCCTCACCGCCCGCAACGCCGCCACCGACTTCCAGGGCATGGACAGCCGGCTGCGCTCCAAGCCGCCGTCGGAGAAGACCGTCGTGTACGACGCCGACGGCAAGCAGATCGCCACGTTCTTCGACCGCTACCGCGAGTCGGTCAAGCTCGCCAAGGTCGCGCCCATCATGCGGACGGCCATCGTCGACATCGAGGACTCGCGCTTCTACCAGCACGGCGCGCTCGACCTGAAGGGCACCATCCGCGCGCTCGCGTCCAACGTCGAGACCGAGCAGACGCAGGGCGGCTCCACCCTCACCCAGCAGTACGTGAAGAACATCCTGGTGGACGCCACCAAGACCAAGGAGGAGTACCAGGAGGTCACCGCGCCGACCGTCGGGCGCAAGATCCGCGAGCTGCGGTACGCGCTGGACCTCGAAGAGCACATGTCCAAGGACGAGATCCTTCAGGGCTACCTCAACATCGCGTACTTCGGGTCCGGGGCGTA
Proteins encoded in this region:
- a CDS encoding RidA family protein, with the translated sequence MSTAEERLAELGLTLPEVAAPLAAYVPAVRTGSLLYTSGQLPVVKGELPVTGKVGAEVTPEDAYEQAKVCALNALAALRSQAGGLERIRIVKVVGFVASAPGFTGQPQVVNGASELFGAVLGERGVHARSAVGVNVLPKDAPVEVEVIAELLPDA
- a CDS encoding DUF4177 domain-containing protein, with protein sequence MTKWEYATVPLLVHATKQILDNWGQDGWELVTVVPGPNPENLVAYLKRELAS
- a CDS encoding NUDIX hydrolase translates to MRGRVEDVLSGRVRPAVPRDAATVAVLRDHDRHGLQVFLLRRVSSMAFAPGAYVFPGGAVDPRDGDADLAWAGPSPAEWGAAFRADDGLARELVCAAVRETFEESLVLLAGPAPDAVVDDTCGPGWETDRQALLNRSVSLAGLLTRRGLVLRSDLLRPWGHWITPAVEPKRYDTRFFVAAMPAGQRARDVSTESDHAVWARPDEAAERALAGEWPMLPPTLATLAELAEFQAVADVLAASRTVVPYEPRAEIIDGDPYLVLPDA
- a CDS encoding MBL fold metallo-hydrolase, producing MRRRRPLLHEAALLLAGTSALRHLERIGWNPFRSPDAASGRMGEMSEIDGTGTERTTCVLAPNPSMMTLDGTNTWIIAEPGAAEVVVVDPGPNDGVHLRRIADTVKEQGRRVGAILITHRHPDHSEGAGEFARLTGAGVRAVDPAHRHGAEGLADGDVITTGGLELRVVAVPGHTDDSVAFWLPADRALLTGDTVLGRGTPVLDGSLGDYLRTLERLRDLVAAEEIGTMLPGHGPLLADPAGTIDYYIRHRRERLAQVRKAVAAGATTAGEVVAHVYGDIDRKLWPIAEWTVQAQLDYLAERD
- a CDS encoding Crp/Fnr family transcriptional regulator, producing the protein MTDRDVDVLSRAPLFEALDEQGAKALRANVTEVRLARGQTLFNEGETGDRLYVVLEGKIKLTRTAPDGRENLLSVLGPSEMFGELSLFDPRPRTASAIAVTECRLAGLGHDDLRPWLTGHPEVAVQLLRALAQRLRKTNDVMADLVFTDVPGRVAKALLDLAERFGQPSEAGLHVHHDLTQEELAQLVGASRETVNKALADFAQRNWLRIEARAVVILDIERLRKRSR
- a CDS encoding bifunctional nitrate reductase/sulfite reductase flavoprotein subunit alpha gives rise to the protein MSAVTSVKTVCSYCGVGCGMVLDVAVEPATGRRKVIKAAGDREHPANFGRLCTKGATSADMLAAPGRLTTALTRADRGGEPDPCEVDAAIGRVAARLRGVLDEHGPDALAFYVSGQMTLEAQYLANKLAKGFVRTSNIESNSRLCMASAGTGYKLSLGADGPPGSYEDLDRADLFLVIGSNMADCHPILFLRMMDRVKAGAKLIVVDPRRTATAAKADLFLQVRPGTDLALLNGLLHLLVADGAVDDEFIAACTEGWDEMPAFLGDYAPDAVAETTGIPADDLRTAARWIAEAGEWTSCWTMGLNQSTHGTWNTNALVNLHLATGAICRPGSGPFSLTGQPNAMGGREMGYMGPGLPGQRSALVDADRAFTEELWGLEPGTLRAEAGTGTVDMFARMAAGEIKAAWIICTNPVASVGNRRTVIEGLEAAEFVVTQDAFADTETNAYADVVLPAALWSEADGIMINSERNLTLAPRAADAPGGALPDWLLIARVATAMGFDGFGYSSAEEIFEEIKGAYNPVTGYDLRGVTYERLRETPVQWPSADPSGPHRNPIRYVSGGGRPKFPTPSGRARFFARPHLPADEMPDDDYPFLLNTGRVQHQWHTLTKTGKVAKLNKLNPGPFVEIHPDDAKALGVADGDQVEVASRRGRAVLPATVTDRVRPGACFAPFHWNDLFGEYLSVNAVTSDAVDPLSLQPELKVCAVSLTKVNVVPPAEPDAAPDGTWEGALATVGGVLGVEVEHKPQLTAAELQYMSGFLSGVGSAPGGVPVLPPHAPIAPERALWVNGLLAGVFSRETAPATAAPRPDEPGREIVVLWASQTGTAEEFAANAASRLSDAGWTPRLVAMDDCTPEILTGSATVAVITSTFGDGDAPDNGAGFWEELAGDDHPPLTGLSYAVLAFGDSGYGDFCGHGRRLDERLAQLGATRLVPRADCEPDYEPVAEPWLDSLLTALGGTPSPAKAAPRTGPAYTPAYTKASPYTTKLIGNRLLSLPGAAKEVREFTFATGDGELAYEAGDALGVWPVNAPELVAEWLEATGIAATEPVTLADGTELAFREALETRLEIARLTPDLLRFTLDRTGDRELKHLLRPDNTDELAKWMFGRQAVDIPRLFGLRASAQEWAALLRPLQPRQYSISSSPAAEPGVLRLTVSVIRYEGENGRPRGGVCSTYLADRAEKDDVRVYVQRSPHFRPPADPSAAAIMIGPGTGVAPFVGFLAERRATGAAGPNWLFFGEQRRATDHYYRDELAAHQRDGVLTRLDLAFSRDQRSKIYVQDRMREHGAKLWEWLRDGAHVYVCGDATRMAKDVDRTLREIAALHGGMDAEAAAAYVKRLAADKRYVRDVY